The DNA sequence AGAAGCGTATTGAAGAAAAAGCTGGTCCAGAGCGTTGTCTCAGTGGAGGAGAAAGCCCACCACAGAGGAGGAAAGGTAGTATTATAGAGATAGACCCAGAAATTGACCAGTACGGCCCACAACAGCCACAACGGGGCGAAACGGCCGATGAGCACCCAGGGGAATGCCAATAGAGCCCAGCCGGCAAAAAGCTGCCAGGTATCTGCCCCGGTCTGATATATCTGGCCGAAAAGCGCCATCAATACTCCAAGGAGGATCATTGCAACGGTAAGAATGATTTTCCCAGTCAGTCGGCTGCCGCCGAAATAGCAGTAGCCGATAAGCGAGAGGATAATCAACGATTCAATGAGGCCCAACTTGGTGAGCCGTCCGAGAGAATGCCAGTTGAAGGCGAAAAAGAAGAGTACCGAGACGGCAAGCGACAGCATGCCGGCAACAAGCAGCAACCGGCCAAGGAAACGGCTCCAATCCCGTGTTCCGGGAAGAAGGCCTGCTGTTTTCAGTGCCGCATCCATTTTGTCGGCTGGTATGCTGCCCTGTTCAGCCCAGCGAAGCAGCTGTTGTCGATGGTTGCTCATATCGTAAAAGTCTATGTCGGAAGACACCACTTACTAACTTTCAGAGATAGTACAAAAAAAATCATGATGCGCCCAGATACCCTATTGTATTTTTGTATCTGGAGCAAGATGAAAAAGCAAGGAGACGGGCATGCTTGTCTTTGACAAAAGAAGTCGGCACCCGTGGTCATATCAGCGTATCATGAAACGAGATAATCTTAGGTGTGTTTTGTGTGGCTCATCGCCTGCAAATAAGCCGGGCTGTGAACTTCCTCCAAACACTACCTCACGATAATGCTCTTGCCATAGGTTAGTATTTCATGTTAAGCAAAGGACTTAACACAGGATCACACACAGGGGACTTTAACCCCGTTAGTTCGCCCATGCCGGGCGCACACAAAAAAATACAGCCGACGAAAAAAATCGCGGCTGATTTAAGCGTTATGAGATTCAAAGATAAATCACTATCAAATTAGAGGTTAACATGAAGAAAATTGTGATTTTTATGCTCTTGCTCTCCTTATCTGTTCCTGCCCTTGCAAAAAAT is a window from the Desulfopila inferna genome containing:
- a CDS encoding DUF2157 domain-containing protein, with the protein product MSNHRQQLLRWAEQGSIPADKMDAALKTAGLLPGTRDWSRFLGRLLLVAGMLSLAVSVLFFFAFNWHSLGRLTKLGLIESLIILSLIGYCYFGGSRLTGKIILTVAMILLGVLMALFGQIYQTGADTWQLFAGWALLAFPWVLIGRFAPLWLLWAVLVNFWVYLYNTTFPPLWWAFSSTETTLWTSFFFNTLLLILWEMGTKYFSWLEGRWAIRLLAVAGGTVATMIVIFTIVDRHQAGGWNILLYLGWCTGIYLGYRHFRHDLFMLAGLCLSIIIGTMVLLAKVLLDSGNAGGFLFIALAMVAMSAISAVWLKKVHGETVG